One segment of Candidatus Cloacimonadota bacterium DNA contains the following:
- a CDS encoding biopolymer transporter ExbD, producing the protein MEVRRKRKNLGGIPTASMSDVAFLLLVFFLSTTKFDLKKGLG; encoded by the coding sequence ATGGAAGTACGCAGAAAAAGAAAAAATTTGGGTGGAATCCCAACTGCATCAATGTCTGATGTAGCTTTTCTGCTTTTGGTTTTCTTTCTTTCCACAACTAAATTTGATCTTAAAAAGGGATTGGGAAT